The Pontibacter pudoricolor genome contains a region encoding:
- a CDS encoding SDR family NAD(P)-dependent oxidoreductase: MNKTINQLFSLEGKVALVTGGYGHLGTAITNGLAEAGAIVYVLGRSQDKFNDAFTGDTPVIKFQYCDVADTQSVKEAFETIHQQAGTIDILVNNAFYSKGQNPEALTDEEWAYGIDGNLNSVYRCIREVVPYLKKNGGRIINVASMYGIVSPDFSIYEESPAYLNPPHYGAAKAGVLQLMRYFACYLGKYGITVNAVTPGPFPSEGVQLDKKFVSQLEQKNPLNRIGKPEDLKGAFVYLASDASAFMTGQNMIIDGGWTAW; the protein is encoded by the coding sequence ATGAATAAAACTATAAACCAACTGTTTTCGCTGGAAGGTAAAGTAGCGCTTGTAACAGGTGGCTACGGGCATCTGGGCACTGCTATTACCAATGGGCTGGCTGAAGCCGGAGCTATAGTTTATGTACTAGGCCGAAGCCAGGATAAATTCAATGATGCCTTCACGGGAGACACTCCGGTTATCAAATTCCAATACTGCGATGTTGCGGATACACAAAGCGTAAAAGAGGCATTTGAAACTATACACCAACAAGCCGGAACGATAGATATACTGGTAAATAATGCTTTTTACTCAAAAGGCCAGAACCCGGAGGCGCTGACAGATGAGGAATGGGCCTATGGCATCGACGGAAACCTGAATAGTGTATACCGCTGTATCCGGGAAGTAGTGCCGTACTTAAAGAAAAATGGCGGACGAATTATTAATGTGGCATCGATGTATGGCATAGTTTCCCCGGATTTCAGCATATACGAAGAGAGCCCTGCTTATTTGAATCCTCCTCATTATGGAGCAGCTAAAGCCGGTGTACTTCAGCTTATGCGCTATTTTGCCTGTTATTTGGGCAAATATGGTATTACAGTCAATGCTGTTACGCCCGGCCCGTTCCCGAGTGAAGGTGTGCAGCTGGACAAGAAATTTGTATCACAGTTAGAACAAAAAAACCCATTGAACCGCATTGGTAAACCAGAGGATCTGAAAGGCGCTTTCGTGTACCTGGCATCTGACGCATCGGCTTTTATGACCGGGCAAAATATGATAATAGACGGAGGCTGGACAGCATGGTAA
- a CDS encoding oligosaccharide flippase family protein, giving the protein MSRQLQREGIWNTIISYAGIAIGFVNTLYLFPNILDEEQVGLTRLMLTIAEMFAQFSALGFVNMSVRYFPYFRNKEKQHHGFLFVLLSVPMFGFGLITALFIIFKPVIYDYYQENSSLLLDYYYYIIPLAFFTLLFNLFTAYLRSLFKTIVSSFVKDFLSRFLILVLLLGYSFGWMNFEMFVLLYVAANSAIALVLILYTMWLKQFYLKPSFATAASIIPFREMLFFGLFTFMGNISVTIIKSIDQVMISAISLSDNAIYTTSFFMTSAIVTPALAIFKIAFPQVAEFWKDKNMPGLAKFYKQITLINLIIGLLLFIGIWANLDNLYSFMPATYSAGKYVVLALAIARLVDLATGINGIILATSDKYRWDLLFNIVLAGLTIWTNSIFIPLYGMNGAAFATMLSLVFINLLRMFFVLWAYKMQPFAWSSLGITIIALIALGVSYLIPYMGNVYLDIIVRSSVITIVYAALALGFKVYPEMNVWVRKLLKTYTGL; this is encoded by the coding sequence ATGAGTAGACAATTACAGCGCGAGGGTATCTGGAACACCATTATCTCGTATGCCGGTATCGCGATCGGGTTCGTAAACACACTTTATCTTTTCCCGAACATTCTCGACGAGGAACAGGTTGGTTTAACGCGCCTGATGTTAACTATAGCTGAGATGTTTGCCCAGTTCTCCGCGCTTGGGTTCGTGAACATGAGCGTGCGGTACTTCCCGTATTTCCGGAACAAAGAAAAACAACACCATGGTTTTTTGTTTGTGCTGCTTTCGGTGCCCATGTTTGGCTTTGGCCTAATAACTGCACTTTTCATAATCTTTAAGCCCGTCATCTACGACTATTACCAGGAAAATTCCTCACTCCTGCTCGATTACTATTATTACATTATTCCGCTGGCATTCTTCACATTGCTGTTTAACCTGTTTACGGCTTACCTGCGGTCGCTTTTCAAAACTATAGTTTCCTCTTTTGTAAAAGATTTCCTGTCGAGGTTTCTGATTTTGGTGTTGCTGCTGGGGTATAGTTTCGGTTGGATGAACTTTGAGATGTTTGTGTTGCTGTATGTAGCTGCAAACTCGGCTATTGCACTGGTGCTTATTTTGTACACCATGTGGCTGAAGCAGTTTTATTTAAAGCCGTCTTTCGCAACAGCTGCCAGTATAATTCCTTTCAGGGAGATGCTGTTCTTCGGACTATTCACGTTTATGGGTAACATTTCGGTTACTATCATCAAGTCCATAGACCAGGTAATGATCAGTGCTATAAGCCTTAGCGACAACGCTATCTATACAACTTCCTTCTTTATGACCAGTGCTATTGTTACGCCTGCGCTGGCCATTTTTAAGATCGCATTTCCGCAGGTGGCTGAGTTCTGGAAAGATAAGAATATGCCTGGGCTGGCTAAATTTTACAAACAGATAACACTCATCAATCTTATCATTGGCCTGTTGCTGTTCATTGGCATCTGGGCCAACCTGGATAACCTGTACTCTTTTATGCCGGCTACCTATAGTGCAGGTAAATACGTGGTGCTGGCCCTGGCAATAGCCCGCCTGGTAGATTTAGCAACCGGAATAAACGGAATAATACTGGCTACTTCTGACAAATACCGCTGGGACCTGTTATTCAACATCGTTTTAGCTGGTCTTACCATCTGGACCAACTCTATCTTTATTCCGCTTTACGGCATGAACGGCGCCGCCTTTGCAACTATGTTATCGCTAGTGTTCATTAATTTGCTGCGGATGTTCTTTGTGCTGTGGGCTTATAAAATGCAGCCTTTTGCCTGGAGCTCACTGGGCATAACTATAATTGCTTTAATTGCTCTGGGTGTGTCCTACCTAATCCCGTATATGGGTAATGTTTACCTGGATATTATAGTACGCTCTTCGGTTATAACTATAGTTTACGCAGCACTGGCATTAGGCTTCAAAGTTTACCCGGAAATGAATGTGTGGGTAAGAAAGTTATTGAAGACGTATACAGGTTTATAG
- a CDS encoding aldo/keto reductase, with protein sequence MNEAGAKNIAKLVLGTAQFGLNYGISNQHGQLQLPEVKNILTEAERTGITTLDTATAYGNSELTINQAINETGSQFRIISKYPPNRPELTIREAFEATLKQLGVETLYGYLLHSYNSFSSNPKILDQLQDLKAAGKIQKAGISLYHPSEADELLHRNALIDIIQLPYSIFDRRFEHLLPELKSRGIETHVRSVYLQGLYFMEPDHLPEYLAPVADKIKKLHRLAADFNLPVGAVCLGFVFANNDISNVVIGVESLQTLQENISYCHMELPEELMAGLQSLKEDNEDIILPYKWPAQ encoded by the coding sequence GTGAACGAAGCTGGTGCTAAAAATATTGCCAAATTGGTGTTGGGTACGGCTCAGTTTGGGCTGAACTATGGCATTAGCAACCAACACGGGCAACTGCAATTACCTGAAGTAAAAAATATCCTGACTGAGGCCGAACGTACTGGTATAACTACTTTAGATACTGCTACAGCTTATGGCAATAGTGAACTAACTATAAACCAGGCCATTAACGAAACAGGCTCACAATTCAGGATCATATCCAAGTATCCGCCAAACCGACCGGAGCTAACTATAAGAGAGGCGTTTGAAGCAACCTTAAAGCAATTAGGAGTTGAGACGTTGTATGGTTACTTGCTACATAGTTATAACTCATTCAGCAGTAACCCGAAAATTCTGGATCAGCTACAGGACTTAAAAGCAGCAGGAAAAATACAAAAGGCCGGAATATCGCTCTACCATCCTTCCGAGGCTGATGAACTTCTTCATCGAAATGCTTTGATAGATATCATACAACTGCCTTACAGCATTTTCGACAGGCGGTTTGAACATTTACTTCCTGAGTTGAAGAGTAGGGGAATTGAGACGCATGTGAGGTCGGTTTACCTGCAAGGTTTGTATTTTATGGAACCGGACCATTTACCCGAATACCTCGCGCCAGTTGCAGATAAAATAAAGAAATTACACCGGCTGGCAGCAGATTTTAACCTTCCGGTCGGAGCTGTATGCCTGGGTTTTGTATTCGCAAATAATGATATTTCCAATGTGGTGATTGGAGTTGAAAGTTTGCAGACATTACAGGAAAATATCAGCTACTGCCATATGGAACTGCCTGAAGAACTGATGGCCGGATTACAATCACTTAAAGAAGATAATGAAGACATCATATTACCCTATAAGTGGCCTGCACAATGA
- the pseI gene encoding pseudaminic acid synthase, translating to MINDINIAGRMVGPNYKPFIIAEMSGNHNQSLERALAIVDAAAQAGADAIKLQTYTADTMTLPGAFTIVDENSLWKGRELYDLYKEAYTPWEWHQPIFDRAKELGMLAFSSPFDETAVDFLEELEAPVYKIASFENTDHPLLRKVAATGKPVIMSTGAATVQEVAEAVQVLRQAGCQELILLKCTSTYPSTPENTNLRTIPHMRELYGVQVGLSDHTMGVGAAVAAVALGATVIEKHFTLRRADGGVDSAFSLEPEELNMLVVESERAWLAIGHVQYGVQKAEEKSRLFKRSVYAAKDIKAGDVLTKENIRVIRPGLGLAPKYYDELLGKPAATDIKAGTPLTWDMV from the coding sequence ATGATCAACGATATAAACATAGCCGGCCGCATGGTTGGGCCAAACTATAAGCCATTTATTATCGCCGAAATGTCGGGCAACCATAACCAGTCGCTGGAGCGGGCGCTGGCTATTGTGGATGCAGCCGCACAGGCCGGAGCCGATGCCATAAAGCTGCAAACTTACACAGCCGACACCATGACCTTGCCCGGCGCTTTTACCATAGTGGACGAAAACTCGTTATGGAAAGGCCGCGAACTATATGATCTTTATAAGGAAGCCTACACACCCTGGGAATGGCACCAGCCTATTTTTGACCGCGCAAAAGAACTTGGTATGCTCGCCTTTTCATCGCCCTTTGATGAAACTGCCGTTGATTTTCTGGAGGAATTAGAAGCGCCGGTCTACAAGATCGCATCGTTTGAGAATACGGACCATCCGTTGCTTCGTAAAGTGGCCGCTACGGGCAAGCCCGTTATTATGAGCACCGGCGCGGCTACCGTTCAGGAAGTGGCTGAAGCCGTACAGGTTTTACGCCAAGCCGGATGCCAGGAGCTTATTTTGCTGAAATGCACAAGCACCTACCCCTCTACCCCCGAAAACACGAACCTGCGGACTATACCGCACATGCGCGAGCTATATGGGGTGCAAGTGGGTCTTTCAGACCATACTATGGGTGTGGGCGCAGCTGTGGCTGCTGTGGCGTTGGGGGCTACCGTTATCGAGAAACACTTTACATTGCGACGTGCCGATGGTGGCGTGGATTCAGCTTTTTCGCTGGAACCCGAGGAACTCAACATGCTGGTTGTGGAATCGGAAAGAGCCTGGCTTGCAATAGGACATGTGCAATATGGTGTGCAGAAAGCCGAAGAAAAAAGCCGCCTTTTCAAGCGCTCGGTATATGCTGCAAAAGATATTAAAGCCGGGGATGTACTGACTAAGGAAAATATTCGCGTGATTCGGCCGGGTTTGGGCCTGGCGCCAAAATACTACGATGAGTTGCTGGGGAAACCTGCTGCCACCGATATCAAAGCCGGAACACCCTTAACCTGGGACATGGTATAG
- a CDS encoding cell division ATP-binding protein FtsE: protein MSFSSSPVVSLRDVAVYQDSNTILSGVSFDIEKGEFVYLVGRTGSGKSSLLKTLYADLPLLTGSASISDFNLTKLPRKKVPFLRRRIGIIFQDFQLLFDRTVAENLSFVLRATGWKDKSKIKQRISEVLMRVGLDAAANKMPHQLSGGEQQRIVVARALLNEPVILIADEPTGNLDPIVADGIMQLFLEINNSGTAVLMATHNYEIINRYPKRVLKCESGKVLDSNKETFAFTTASY, encoded by the coding sequence ATGAGCTTTTCTTCTTCACCCGTAGTATCCTTGCGCGATGTAGCTGTTTACCAGGACAGCAATACCATATTAAGTGGCGTAAGCTTCGATATTGAAAAAGGCGAATTTGTGTACCTGGTTGGGCGCACAGGCAGCGGAAAAAGCTCTTTACTTAAAACACTATACGCCGACCTGCCTTTACTTACAGGTTCAGCTTCTATATCTGATTTTAATTTAACCAAACTCCCGCGTAAGAAAGTCCCTTTTCTGCGCCGCCGTATCGGTATTATTTTCCAGGATTTCCAGTTATTGTTTGACAGAACAGTGGCAGAGAACCTGAGCTTTGTATTGCGCGCTACTGGTTGGAAAGATAAAAGCAAAATAAAACAGCGAATTTCCGAAGTATTGATGCGTGTTGGGCTGGATGCAGCCGCTAACAAAATGCCGCACCAACTATCGGGCGGTGAGCAGCAGCGTATAGTTGTAGCCAGAGCTCTGTTAAATGAGCCTGTAATATTAATTGCCGATGAGCCAACCGGTAACCTTGACCCAATTGTGGCTGATGGCATTATGCAGCTTTTTTTAGAAATAAATAACAGCGGAACGGCTGTGCTGATGGCTACCCACAACTACGAGATCATCAACCGTTACCCAAAACGCGTTCTGAAGTGTGAGAGTGGAAAAGTGCTTGATTCGAACAAGGAGACCTTCGCATTTACTACTGCCAGCTACTAA
- a CDS encoding cytidylyltransferase domain-containing protein produces MVRVGAIIQARLGSERLPNKAMLPLPFSGGPALLQHVLNRARAATIVNEVIVATTENEADDAIERFCNIQSILCFRGNEQDVLDRFIKAATNYNLDIIVRLTADNPFISPETINKAVQQHIQESADYTITEGLPLGTNIEVISYSALKQAANQATEQADREHVTPYIRREAGFKKLTLPFDSPLKPLRLTVDYPSDYALASLLYEKLYATDPLFGFDELIEILQQNPWLKEVNAGNKQRTAFADEADEMQQAKQLLQKAGFTRVLGKL; encoded by the coding sequence ATGGTAAGAGTTGGGGCAATCATCCAGGCACGGCTTGGGTCAGAGCGGTTACCAAACAAGGCCATGTTGCCCCTGCCTTTTAGTGGTGGTCCTGCACTGTTGCAGCATGTACTAAATAGAGCTAGAGCGGCTACTATAGTTAATGAAGTTATAGTTGCCACTACCGAGAATGAAGCTGATGACGCCATCGAGCGTTTTTGCAACATCCAGTCTATACTTTGTTTCAGAGGCAACGAACAGGACGTGCTGGATCGGTTTATAAAAGCGGCTACAAACTATAACCTGGATATAATTGTACGGCTGACTGCCGACAACCCGTTCATCTCCCCTGAAACTATCAATAAAGCGGTACAGCAGCATATTCAGGAAAGTGCAGATTATACCATTACCGAAGGCCTGCCACTGGGTACAAACATAGAAGTTATCTCTTATTCAGCATTAAAGCAGGCTGCAAATCAGGCTACCGAGCAGGCAGACAGGGAGCATGTTACACCATATATCAGGAGAGAAGCAGGGTTTAAAAAGCTTACGCTACCTTTCGATTCTCCGTTAAAGCCGCTGCGCCTGACTGTGGATTACCCTTCGGATTATGCGTTGGCGTCGTTGCTGTACGAAAAACTATATGCAACAGATCCGCTTTTTGGGTTTGACGAACTGATAGAAATACTACAACAGAACCCTTGGTTGAAGGAAGTAAATGCCGGAAACAAACAACGTACTGCATTTGCTGATGAAGCGGATGAGATGCAGCAAGCAAAACAACTGTTACAGAAGGCAGGTTTTACCAGAGTCTTAGGTAAATTATAA
- the fsa gene encoding fructose-6-phosphate aldolase, with the protein MKFFIDTANLQEIQEAHDLGVLDGVTTNPSLMAKEGIFGHDNVMAHYKKICEIVDGDISAEVIATDYETIIKEGEFLAELHPNIVVKVPMIRDGVKAIRYFSEKGIKTNCTLVFSAGQAILAAKAGATYVSPFVGRLDDVSTDGMQLIEQIVQIYGNYGYQTQVLAASVRHVMHLVQCAELGADVVTCPLNVITSLLNHPLTDIGLAKFLSDHAKGNK; encoded by the coding sequence ATGAAATTCTTTATCGATACTGCAAACCTGCAGGAAATTCAGGAAGCACACGATCTTGGTGTGCTGGACGGTGTAACAACTAACCCATCGCTGATGGCGAAAGAAGGTATCTTTGGCCATGATAACGTGATGGCCCACTACAAGAAAATTTGTGAAATTGTAGATGGCGATATCAGTGCGGAAGTAATCGCGACAGATTACGAGACCATCATAAAAGAAGGCGAATTCTTAGCTGAACTGCATCCGAATATCGTGGTTAAGGTGCCAATGATCCGTGATGGTGTGAAAGCGATCCGTTATTTCAGCGAAAAAGGCATTAAAACAAACTGTACGCTTGTATTCTCAGCTGGCCAGGCGATACTTGCCGCTAAAGCTGGTGCAACATATGTATCTCCGTTTGTTGGTCGTTTAGATGACGTGTCTACAGATGGTATGCAGCTGATCGAACAGATTGTGCAGATCTATGGCAACTATGGCTATCAGACACAGGTTCTTGCTGCTTCTGTGCGCCACGTAATGCACCTGGTGCAGTGCGCTGAACTTGGTGCCGATGTAGTTACCTGCCCGCTAAACGTGATCACAAGCCTGCTGAACCACCCACTGACTGATATCGGGCTGGCAAAATTCCTGTCTGACCACGCAAAAGGAAATAAATAA
- the guaA gene encoding glutamine-hydrolyzing GMP synthase produces MPEKILILDFGSQYTQLIARRVRELNVYCEIYPYNNVPPLSDDVKGIILSGSPCSVRDAEHPTIDLAQYMGKLPLLGVCYGAQLIAHESKGEVTPSTIREYGRARISELHTVNRLMKELTPGSVVWMSHGDTIKEVPDNFEIIASTETVRVAAYKLRDQETYGIQFHPEVTHSDEGKTLLRNFVVHICECQQDWTSEQFVDATVAELKQQLGDDKVVLGLSGGVDSSVAAMLIHHAIGKNLYCIFVDNGLLRKDEFENVLDSYKHMGLNVKGVNAKDKFYSALAGLTDPEAKRKAIGRVFIEVFDEEAHKIEDVKWLAQGTIYPDVIESLSVKGPSATIKSHHNVGGLPDFMKLKVVEPLKTLFKDEVRLVGKTLKIDDAILGRHPFPGPGLAIRIMGDITPEKVNVLQQVDHIFISNLKKSGLYDEVWQAGAILTPLQSVGVMGDERTYENVVALRAVTSIDGMTADWSRLPYEFLADVSNEIINKVKGVNRVVYDISSKPPATIEWE; encoded by the coding sequence ATGCCAGAAAAAATTCTCATCCTCGACTTTGGCTCCCAATATACCCAACTCATAGCCAGAAGGGTTCGCGAGCTTAATGTATACTGTGAGATTTACCCGTACAATAACGTACCTCCCCTCTCAGACGATGTTAAAGGTATAATCCTGTCAGGCAGTCCCTGCTCTGTACGCGATGCCGAACACCCAACTATAGACCTTGCACAGTACATGGGCAAATTGCCATTACTGGGCGTTTGCTATGGTGCGCAGCTGATCGCGCATGAAAGCAAGGGTGAAGTAACTCCGTCTACTATCAGGGAATACGGTCGTGCAAGAATTTCCGAACTACACACCGTCAACCGCCTCATGAAAGAGCTCACGCCGGGCTCTGTAGTCTGGATGTCGCATGGCGATACGATAAAAGAGGTTCCGGATAATTTTGAGATAATTGCCAGTACGGAAACAGTGCGCGTAGCCGCTTATAAGTTGCGCGACCAGGAAACCTATGGCATTCAGTTCCACCCCGAAGTAACCCACTCCGACGAAGGTAAAACCCTGCTCCGTAACTTTGTGGTTCACATCTGCGAGTGCCAGCAGGACTGGACATCAGAGCAGTTTGTGGATGCCACAGTTGCAGAATTAAAACAACAGCTGGGCGATGATAAAGTGGTGCTTGGCTTATCCGGCGGCGTAGATTCAAGTGTAGCTGCCATGCTGATTCATCATGCTATCGGCAAAAACCTGTACTGCATATTTGTAGACAACGGCCTGCTGCGCAAAGATGAGTTCGAGAACGTACTGGACTCTTACAAGCACATGGGCCTGAATGTAAAAGGTGTTAATGCGAAAGATAAGTTCTATTCGGCACTTGCCGGCTTAACGGATCCGGAAGCAAAACGCAAAGCAATTGGCCGCGTGTTCATTGAAGTTTTCGACGAAGAAGCCCATAAGATTGAAGACGTAAAGTGGCTGGCGCAGGGTACTATTTACCCGGATGTGATCGAGTCGCTGAGCGTGAAAGGCCCTTCGGCAACTATAAAATCGCACCACAACGTTGGTGGCCTGCCAGACTTTATGAAATTAAAAGTGGTGGAACCGCTTAAAACTTTATTTAAAGATGAAGTGCGCCTGGTAGGTAAAACACTGAAGATTGATGACGCTATACTTGGCCGTCACCCGTTCCCGGGTCCTGGTCTGGCAATCCGCATCATGGGCGATATCACTCCTGAAAAAGTAAATGTGCTGCAGCAGGTTGACCACATCTTTATCAGTAACCTGAAAAAATCAGGATTGTATGATGAAGTCTGGCAGGCCGGCGCTATACTTACCCCGCTTCAATCAGTGGGTGTGATGGGTGATGAGCGTACCTATGAAAATGTAGTTGCATTGCGTGCTGTAACAAGTATAGATGGTATGACCGCCGACTGGAGCCGTCTTCCGTATGAGTTCCTGGCCGATGTATCCAATGAGATCATTAACAAAGTAAAAGGGGTTAACCGCGTTGTTTACGATATCAGCTCCAAACCACCGGCAACTATAGAGTGGGAGTAA
- a CDS encoding fructose-6-phosphate aldolase translates to MYIIKVKGKAKIPDYIQLRDSNFVLIAYFRADRPLKNLDRYGLEGKEDALAALIESLEFGKLQKLEI, encoded by the coding sequence ATGTACATCATCAAGGTAAAAGGCAAAGCTAAAATTCCGGATTACATACAGTTGCGCGATAGTAATTTCGTGTTGATTGCTTATTTCCGGGCCGACCGCCCACTTAAAAACCTGGACCGTTACGGGCTGGAAGGGAAAGAAGATGCGCTTGCCGCTTTGATAGAGTCGTTAGAATTTGGTAAACTGCAGAAATTAGAGATTTAA
- the pseG gene encoding UDP-2,4-diacetamido-2,4,6-trideoxy-beta-L-altropyranose hydrolase — protein sequence MKTNRRIIFRADGNSRIGLGHVVRSLALAAMLRDEFECVFAIQEPDEALKEQILQTCHGLITLPVCAPSEERFSYELAAYISEEEIVVLDGYNFGSEYQQTIKSRDAVLVCLDDLHAYPFVADVVLNQAGGVEASNYRTAPYTKLLPGPEYALLRAPFLKASKTVREFPNGQLNILLNLGGADPDNHTLHIARELADKLTGATIQVVVGSAYKHLPELQDWLSTHKNYKLHQNLSAADMQKLMERCAIAITSASGVAYEYAAVGGVLFVKQTAANQAGLYKFLTETGIAQVYTSEALKQNFLTQFEVQVALQRQYFDGNSDERLRQVFRQLSQITNLTLRNATIVDLQLVFDWNNDPEVRQHSFNPEPILIENHTRWYKTKLEDANCKFYIAEVNGTPAAQIRYDMNGDTATISYLISKGFRGRGLGHTILQKGISKLKREAQIIKTIVGLVQQDNIASVRAFEKAGFAYGTPDKKHPDAHRFVLQLP from the coding sequence ATGAAGACAAACCGCCGCATCATTTTCAGAGCAGATGGTAACAGCCGCATTGGTTTGGGCCATGTGGTACGATCCCTGGCGCTGGCTGCCATGTTGCGCGACGAATTCGAATGTGTGTTTGCAATTCAGGAACCTGACGAGGCATTAAAAGAGCAGATACTTCAGACCTGCCACGGCCTTATAACTTTACCTGTCTGCGCTCCATCGGAAGAACGCTTTAGCTATGAACTGGCAGCTTATATTTCGGAAGAAGAGATTGTGGTGCTGGATGGTTACAACTTCGGATCGGAATACCAGCAAACTATAAAATCTCGCGATGCGGTATTGGTATGCCTTGATGATTTACACGCTTACCCTTTTGTTGCAGATGTAGTGCTGAACCAGGCGGGCGGCGTAGAAGCTTCAAACTATAGAACTGCACCTTATACAAAATTACTGCCAGGTCCTGAGTACGCTTTACTGCGAGCGCCTTTTTTAAAGGCATCAAAAACTGTAAGAGAATTCCCAAATGGCCAGTTGAACATCTTGCTAAACCTTGGTGGAGCCGATCCCGACAATCATACGTTACACATTGCCAGAGAATTGGCTGATAAACTGACGGGTGCAACTATACAGGTTGTTGTTGGCAGCGCCTACAAGCATTTACCGGAACTACAGGATTGGCTTTCAACTCATAAAAACTATAAGCTACACCAGAATCTGAGCGCTGCAGACATGCAAAAGCTGATGGAACGCTGTGCCATAGCCATTACATCAGCAAGTGGCGTAGCGTATGAATATGCAGCCGTGGGTGGTGTACTCTTCGTAAAACAAACAGCTGCTAATCAGGCAGGCTTATACAAGTTCCTGACTGAAACCGGAATTGCACAAGTTTATACTTCTGAAGCACTGAAGCAGAATTTTTTAACTCAGTTTGAAGTGCAAGTAGCTTTACAGCGACAGTATTTCGATGGCAACAGTGACGAACGTTTACGACAGGTTTTCCGGCAGCTAAGCCAGATTACAAACCTTACGCTTCGCAACGCAACTATAGTTGACCTGCAACTGGTATTTGACTGGAATAACGATCCTGAAGTACGCCAGCATTCCTTTAACCCGGAGCCAATACTCATTGAAAACCATACCCGCTGGTACAAGACAAAACTGGAAGATGCCAACTGTAAGTTTTATATTGCAGAAGTAAACGGCACACCTGCTGCCCAGATCCGGTATGATATGAACGGTGATACAGCAACTATAAGCTACCTGATCAGCAAGGGATTTAGAGGCAGAGGTCTGGGACATACCATTTTACAGAAAGGCATCAGCAAACTGAAGCGCGAAGCTCAGATTATAAAAACTATAGTTGGTCTTGTGCAACAGGATAATATAGCTTCGGTGAGGGCATTTGAGAAAGCTGGTTTTGCATACGGCACGCCAGACAAGAAGCACCCGGATGCACATCGGTTTGTGCTGCAGTTGCCTTAA